The Candidatus Methanoperedens sp. genome has a window encoding:
- a CDS encoding methylenetetrahydrofolate reductase, translating to MGFSEKIRSGKFVITAEISPPKGTDTEMMLKDASFIKDVVDAVNITDNQRAVMRMSPLVACCILGQEGYETIMHLTCRDRNRLALQSELLGACALGINNILVMSGDHPAKGDHEGAKPVYDMDSVQLLGLIQKLNRGYDFSGNRLESRTDLCAGAVANMETNELALIKLKKKIKMGARFIQTQAVFDAGSFSMFVAEISDIGFRRSRIIAGIIPLKSEKSARFLNKNIAGIKIPEDIIHKMQTARNPKVAGMEIAAGLIEELRDMCGGIHIMPIGNHENTKAILEMAGII from the coding sequence TTGGGCTTCAGTGAAAAAATTCGCTCAGGAAAATTCGTAATCACAGCCGAGATAAGCCCACCAAAAGGGACGGATACAGAAATGATGCTGAAAGACGCAAGCTTTATAAAAGACGTCGTGGATGCTGTCAATATCACCGATAACCAGAGGGCTGTAATGAGAATGAGCCCGCTGGTAGCATGCTGTATCCTTGGGCAAGAAGGATATGAAACCATAATGCACCTGACCTGCAGGGACCGGAACAGGCTTGCGCTCCAGTCAGAACTTCTTGGAGCCTGTGCGCTTGGAATAAACAATATACTGGTAATGTCAGGAGACCATCCTGCAAAGGGTGACCATGAAGGCGCAAAGCCTGTGTATGATATGGATTCGGTGCAGCTTCTTGGATTGATTCAAAAATTAAATCGCGGGTATGATTTTTCAGGTAATAGATTAGAGAGCAGGACGGATTTATGTGCCGGTGCGGTTGCGAATATGGAAACAAACGAGCTTGCACTTATCAAACTTAAAAAAAAAATAAAGATGGGTGCACGGTTTATCCAGACTCAGGCTGTTTTTGACGCAGGCAGCTTTTCCATGTTTGTGGCTGAAATCAGTGATATTGGATTTAGACGAAGCAGAATAATAGCTGGCATAATTCCATTAAAATCGGAAAAAAGTGCAAGATTTCTTAATAAAAATATAGCAGGTATCAAAATCCCTGAGGATATAATCCACAAAATGCAGACTGCAAGGAATCCCAAAGTCGCCGGGATGGAAATTGCAGCAGGGTTAATCGAAGAACTGCGCGACATGTGCGGCGGCATACATATTATGCCAATCGGAAATCATGAAAATACAAAGGCAATACTTGAAATGGCAGGTATTATATGA
- the folP gene encoding dihydropteroate synthase yields MIEKTIAGVKVGDAQPARVMGVINLSRESFYKGSVVSLDSVLDAALKMVDEGADFIDVGARSTWPQAVRISKDEERTRLIPAIKTMVDVTVPISVDTMFADIAEEALDAGARIINDVSGFTADAQMIEVAKEHECPVILMASNEVPGDPVGIDAIMDSLERIISQAEGSGIAPDNIIIDPAIGRWTPEKLPMYDYETIDNLSRLRIFGKPILAAISRKSFIGEKLHKPANERLYGSLAATAIAVRNGAHIIRTHDVAPTLDAVRVAQDTRARIPMVRSGDFEAELLDIRNQGDSVRLMSSIGATRAGSQVMKSKTVFLNILLKNISTTEALIIKQEMLARGGDAALPRGAVSHEVDKVNLVIFGTQLQVERLIKKIKYQVRELPLIADMLTELMNRKNDAVFRYSKT; encoded by the coding sequence GTGATAGAAAAAACCATTGCAGGAGTGAAAGTCGGAGATGCTCAACCTGCACGAGTAATGGGCGTGATAAATCTAAGCAGGGAGTCTTTTTATAAGGGTTCTGTTGTATCGTTGGATTCTGTTCTGGATGCTGCCCTTAAGATGGTCGATGAGGGCGCTGATTTCATAGATGTGGGCGCACGTTCCACATGGCCGCAAGCTGTGAGAATTTCAAAAGACGAGGAGCGAACCCGCCTCATACCTGCAATAAAGACCATGGTTGATGTTACAGTGCCAATATCCGTGGACACTATGTTTGCCGATATAGCGGAGGAAGCACTTGACGCAGGGGCACGGATTATCAACGATGTAAGCGGGTTTACGGCAGATGCACAGATGATAGAGGTGGCGAAAGAGCACGAATGCCCTGTGATACTGATGGCAAGCAATGAAGTGCCAGGTGATCCGGTGGGCATTGATGCTATAATGGATTCGCTGGAGAGGATAATATCTCAGGCAGAAGGAAGTGGAATAGCTCCTGATAATATAATCATAGACCCTGCCATCGGAAGATGGACCCCAGAGAAGCTTCCCATGTATGATTATGAGACCATAGATAATCTATCGAGGCTTCGTATTTTCGGAAAACCCATACTTGCGGCAATATCCAGGAAATCCTTTATCGGAGAGAAGCTTCATAAACCAGCAAATGAAAGGCTTTATGGAAGCCTCGCTGCCACTGCAATTGCGGTGCGAAACGGTGCACATATTATCAGGACGCATGATGTTGCGCCCACTCTGGATGCCGTGAGGGTTGCACAGGATACAAGAGCAAGGATACCAATGGTGAGGTCTGGCGATTTCGAAGCCGAACTGCTTGACATAAGAAATCAGGGAGATTCCGTAAGACTAATGAGCTCAATCGGGGCAACAAGAGCAGGAAGCCAGGTCATGAAGAGTAAGACAGTTTTTTTAAATATCCTGTTAAAGAACATATCCACAACCGAGGCATTGATAATAAAACAGGAGATGCTTGCAAGGGGAGGGGATGCAGCCCTTCCCCGGGGGGCAGTATCCCATGAAGTGGATAAAGTAAATCTGGTCATCTTCGGCACGCAGCTTCAGGTTGAACGTCTTATAAAAAAAATAAAATACCAGGTGAGGGAGCTGCCTTTGATTGCAGATATGCTCACTGAATTAATGAACAGGAAAAATGACGCCGTTTTCAGGTATTCTAAAACATGA
- a CDS encoding twin-arginine translocase subunit TatC produces MNGVPGDEEMPLVEHVKELRLRMMTAAVPVALITAVAFLFSGKLLQLIWNQTVPVPMTIYSPMELIITKLTLSLMVALFIGIPLVVYEGFMFVGKGLYTKEKLFFLKIVPFSFVLFLAGASLAYFVAVPLIFKYTILYSIDVAIPQISVINTIYTIITLILGFGLVFQFPLLLIFGIKMGLVKSEYLGGKRKIIYGAFLAFALFALFVSPDLLAISELMVAALLVVLFELSLIVARFF; encoded by the coding sequence ATGAACGGCGTACCCGGCGACGAAGAAATGCCACTGGTTGAGCATGTCAAAGAGCTGCGCTTGCGAATGATGACTGCAGCAGTTCCGGTTGCGCTCATTACAGCAGTTGCTTTTCTTTTCTCGGGCAAACTTTTGCAGCTGATATGGAACCAAACAGTTCCCGTGCCAATGACAATATATTCACCGATGGAACTGATTATCACAAAACTCACGCTGTCCCTCATGGTCGCGCTTTTTATAGGCATACCGCTTGTGGTTTACGAAGGATTCATGTTCGTGGGAAAAGGACTTTATACGAAAGAAAAACTGTTTTTCCTGAAGATTGTGCCTTTTTCTTTTGTCCTGTTCCTAGCCGGGGCATCACTTGCCTATTTCGTGGCTGTGCCTCTGATATTCAAATATACCATACTTTATTCGATTGATGTAGCAATCCCGCAGATTTCTGTTATAAATACCATTTACACTATAATAACGCTCATTCTCGGCTTTGGGCTTGTTTTCCAGTTCCCGCTTCTTCTGATATTTGGTATTAAGATGGGACTTGTGAAGAGCGAGTACTTAGGAGGAAAACGCAAGATAATTTACGGTGCATTTCTTGCATTTGCATTATTTGCATTATTCGTTTCTCCCGACCTTTTAGCAATATCGGAATTGATGGTTGCAGCATTGCTTGTGGTGTTATTTGAACTCAGCCTTATAGTAGCCAGATTTTTTTAA
- the cofE gene encoding coenzyme F420-0:L-glutamate ligase, translating into MQVIGIKTPLIKPGDDIAGVLIDAIGFAGKRLQDNDIIVLAESAVASAEKRVVKLEDIRPGKKAIELSKLFENDPRKMELIIQESDEILGGIPGVVVTITKGVLSPSAGIDNSNAPEGHVVLLPENPKKSAIEIREKLMAEYNCNIVVIIGDSRTQPLRLGCVGIALACAGMEPVEDVRGRKDLFGKPLLITRRATADNLVSAAQIIMGEADESTPAVLIRDAPVRFIEGSMDIPVIPRNECLYFACFDKPQRC; encoded by the coding sequence ATGCAAGTAATCGGCATAAAAACACCTCTCATAAAACCGGGTGATGATATTGCAGGGGTTTTAATAGATGCAATTGGCTTTGCCGGCAAAAGATTGCAGGATAACGATATAATAGTGCTTGCAGAATCTGCAGTTGCAAGTGCAGAAAAACGTGTTGTCAAACTTGAAGATATTAGGCCCGGCAAAAAAGCGATTGAACTCTCAAAGCTTTTTGAAAATGATCCGAGAAAAATGGAATTAATAATTCAGGAATCCGATGAGATACTCGGAGGGATTCCGGGCGTGGTTGTAACCATTACCAAAGGCGTGCTCTCGCCAAGCGCGGGGATAGATAATTCCAATGCGCCCGAGGGGCACGTGGTGCTGCTTCCTGAAAACCCAAAAAAGAGCGCCATTGAAATCAGGGAGAAGCTGATGGCGGAATACAATTGCAACATTGTCGTTATCATCGGTGATAGCAGGACGCAGCCGCTGCGCCTGGGATGCGTGGGCATAGCGCTGGCATGCGCAGGCATGGAGCCTGTGGAGGATGTGAGAGGAAGAAAAGACCTTTTCGGGAAACCTTTATTGATCACTCGCCGGGCCACTGCAGATAACCTTGTTTCTGCGGCGCAGATAATAATGGGCGAGGCGGATGAGAGCACGCCAGCGGTGCTCATCAGGGATGCGCCGGTTAGATTTATCGAGGGCAGCATGGATATACCTGTGATTCCACGCAATGAATGCCTGTATTTTGCTTGTTTTGATAAACCACAGAGGTGCTGA
- a CDS encoding beta-CASP ribonuclease aCPSF1, whose translation MTVEDVLNELKQKIRAQLPKDITISDVDFEGPELVIYTEEPRKFADNGDLIKNLAKELRKRLVVRPDPKVLEQPEEAITAISKIVPPESGISNHYFDVDTGEVIIEAEKPGLVIGRHGETLREITKVIGWTAKVVRTPPMKSTTVNNIRQFLRANKEERKTLLKTIGRKIHRGVSSKDKWVRITTLGACREVGRSCFLLSTPETRILIDCGVNVAGEDNGTPYLYVPEVHPISQIDAVVLTHAHLDHIGLVPLLYKYGFEGPVYCTPPTRDLMALLQLDYIDVAAREGRKIPYESAMIREVLKHIITLNYGDVTDIGPDMKLTFHNAGHILGSSIAHFHVGDGLYNIAFTGDMKYEKTRLFDPATNDFPRIETLVMEATYGGSRDMQPSRKEAERHLVQIAKETLENGGTLVIPTFAVGRSQEVMVVLEEAVRKGLLNDVPVYLDGMIYEATAIHTTHPEYLNNELRNLIFHKGMNPFLAKCFVQVDSKEKRQKILDDREPCIVLATSGMLNGGPVMEYLKAFGPEEKNTIVFVGYQAEGTLGRRIQKGWKEIPIHAAGGKTETVKINMRIETVDGFSGHSDRMQLMEYVRKMRPRPEHILTQHGDEKNCIDLASSIYRKFRIETRAPMNLETIRLA comes from the coding sequence ATGACAGTTGAAGACGTATTAAATGAGCTAAAACAAAAAATAAGAGCTCAGCTTCCCAAAGACATCACGATATCTGATGTGGATTTCGAGGGACCCGAGCTCGTTATTTATACAGAAGAGCCAAGAAAATTCGCTGATAACGGCGACCTCATAAAGAACCTTGCCAAGGAATTGAGAAAACGACTGGTGGTGAGACCAGACCCAAAGGTGCTGGAGCAGCCTGAAGAGGCAATTACTGCGATTTCAAAAATCGTCCCTCCAGAATCCGGGATATCCAACCATTACTTTGACGTGGACACAGGCGAGGTCATAATAGAAGCCGAAAAGCCCGGGCTGGTAATTGGAAGGCACGGCGAGACCCTGAGGGAAATCACGAAAGTCATCGGCTGGACAGCAAAAGTAGTTAGAACCCCGCCGATGAAATCTACGACTGTGAACAATATCCGCCAGTTCCTGCGTGCAAATAAAGAAGAACGAAAGACCTTGCTGAAAACCATAGGCAGAAAGATACACCGCGGAGTTTCTTCCAAGGATAAATGGGTGAGAATTACCACGCTCGGCGCCTGCCGTGAAGTGGGAAGAAGCTGCTTTTTACTCTCGACCCCCGAAACCCGGATATTGATCGATTGCGGGGTGAACGTAGCCGGGGAAGACAATGGAACACCCTATCTCTATGTACCCGAAGTGCATCCGATAAGCCAGATAGACGCAGTTGTTCTTACGCATGCTCATCTCGACCACATAGGTCTGGTACCCTTACTGTACAAATACGGGTTTGAAGGACCAGTTTACTGCACTCCCCCGACACGCGACCTGATGGCATTATTGCAACTGGACTATATCGATGTTGCAGCCCGTGAGGGAAGGAAAATCCCTTACGAATCAGCCATGATCCGCGAAGTTCTGAAACATATCATAACATTGAACTACGGCGATGTCACGGACATAGGCCCGGATATGAAGCTGACGTTCCATAATGCCGGTCACATACTGGGTTCTTCGATTGCGCACTTCCATGTGGGAGACGGTCTGTACAATATCGCTTTTACAGGAGATATGAAATACGAAAAGACGCGGCTTTTCGACCCTGCAACCAATGATTTTCCCCGCATTGAGACTCTGGTGATGGAAGCTACGTACGGTGGATCAAGGGATATGCAGCCCTCAAGAAAAGAGGCAGAGCGGCATCTTGTGCAGATTGCCAAGGAAACTCTTGAAAATGGAGGAACCCTTGTTATCCCAACATTTGCTGTGGGAAGAAGCCAGGAAGTCATGGTAGTGCTTGAGGAAGCCGTACGGAAGGGATTGTTGAACGATGTCCCGGTTTACCTTGATGGGATGATATACGAGGCAACTGCAATCCATACCACGCATCCCGAATACCTGAACAACGAGCTTAGAAACCTGATTTTCCATAAAGGCATGAATCCATTCCTTGCGAAATGTTTTGTGCAGGTGGATTCGAAGGAAAAGCGCCAGAAAATCCTCGATGACCGCGAGCCGTGCATCGTTCTGGCGACCTCTGGTATGCTCAACGGCGGACCTGTGATGGAATACCTGAAGGCTTTTGGGCCAGAGGAAAAGAACACCATTGTTTTTGTAGGCTACCAGGCAGAAGGGACGCTGGGAAGGCGCATCCAGAAGGGCTGGAAGGAAATTCCCATTCATGCGGCTGGAGGAAAGACCGAAACAGTCAAAATCAATATGCGTATCGAGACTGTTGACGGGTTCTCGGGTCATTCGGATAGAATGCAGCTTATGGAATACGTCAGGAAAATGAGACCAAGACCAGAGCATATCCTTACCCAGCACGGGGATGAGAAGAACTGCATTGACCTTGCAAGCTCAATATATCGTAAATTCAGGATAGAAACACGCGCCCCTATGAACCTTGAGACGATAAGGCTGGCTTAG
- the thiC gene encoding phosphomethylpyrimidine synthase ThiC, which produces MKTQVEQAKDGNVTAQMETVAKVENIKIGILLERIVSGSVVIMGRGEKPVGIGRGLATKVNVNIGTSSLKISPDEEVKKAQIAEKYGADTITDLSMGGYITGIRRRILENTTLPITTVPIYQTAAEKGLENMDEKDIIKNIRKQAKKGVSSFVLHCIDNKTLGMLKKRKRIMGIVSKGGSITSAYMMLNRCENPFIENFDEILKILKKYDIVLSLGNTMRSGCIHDTRDKAQIEEIRQNVELAKRAHEEGVQAIIEGIGGHVRADRITEYVRFHKRMSDFPLFVAGPLPTDVAVGYDHIAGCVGASMASGAGADYLCYITPSEHLGLPGPEQVREGLIAFKIAAHIGDSIKYGLNERDRNLAAKRAELDWDGQLMYAIDSEKARVLAPEEGPCTMCGDFCAIKIMKEVYKCK; this is translated from the coding sequence ATGAAAACGCAGGTAGAGCAGGCGAAGGATGGTAATGTAACGGCGCAGATGGAAACGGTTGCGAAAGTCGAGAATATCAAGATCGGGATTTTGCTTGAACGAATTGTAAGTGGAAGTGTGGTTATCATGGGCAGGGGAGAAAAACCGGTTGGCATAGGCAGAGGTCTTGCAACAAAAGTGAACGTCAATATAGGCACCTCCTCATTAAAGATCAGTCCTGACGAGGAAGTAAAGAAAGCCCAAATTGCGGAAAAGTACGGGGCTGATACCATAACCGACCTCTCAATGGGTGGATATATCACAGGAATACGGCGAAGAATACTTGAAAATACGACGCTTCCAATTACCACTGTACCCATCTACCAGACCGCAGCCGAAAAAGGTCTTGAGAATATGGATGAGAAGGACATTATCAAGAATATAAGAAAGCAAGCTAAAAAAGGTGTGAGTTCTTTTGTACTCCACTGCATAGATAATAAAACGCTTGGAATGCTGAAAAAAAGGAAAAGGATAATGGGCATAGTATCCAAAGGCGGGTCGATAACAAGCGCTTACATGATGCTCAACAGGTGCGAAAATCCGTTCATCGAGAACTTTGATGAGATATTAAAAATACTGAAAAAATACGATATCGTCCTCTCGCTTGGAAACACCATGCGAAGCGGATGCATCCACGATACGCGGGATAAGGCGCAGATAGAGGAAATAAGACAGAACGTGGAACTTGCAAAACGGGCACATGAGGAAGGTGTGCAGGCAATTATTGAAGGAATTGGAGGACATGTACGTGCCGACAGGATAACCGAGTATGTCAGGTTCCATAAGCGGATGTCGGATTTTCCGCTTTTCGTCGCGGGTCCTTTACCCACTGACGTGGCAGTAGGATACGACCATATCGCTGGTTGCGTGGGTGCAAGCATGGCAAGCGGAGCCGGCGCGGATTACCTCTGCTATATCACGCCGTCCGAGCACCTCGGTCTCCCTGGTCCTGAACAGGTAAGGGAAGGGCTTATAGCTTTTAAGATAGCTGCGCATATAGGTGATTCTATAAAATACGGGCTGAATGAAAGGGATAGGAACCTTGCAGCAAAAAGAGCAGAACTTGATTGGGATGGGCAGCTAATGTATGCTATCGACAGCGAAAAGGCAAGGGTGCTGGCGCCAGAGGAGGGACCGTGTACCATGTGCGGAGATTTCTGTGCCATAAAAATAATGAAAGAGGTGTACAAATGCAAGTAA
- a CDS encoding methylenetetrahydrofolate reductase C-terminal domain-containing protein yields the protein MIISRQKKFREILRNLKEQNIFIIGCGKCATRLHVGGEPEVLEMEKGLKRAGKTIAGWTVLSSACSIPSWKEVLSQNPAIRESDALLVMSCGTGVAAISRFADIVYPALDTESLGGFSSDEIMEEQCNMCGECTVWMYGGICPIAQCAKGLLNGPCGGAVEGKCELDERPCAWDAIYEKLKKLGKLEYLEIIHEPRNHAKKLRGK from the coding sequence ATGATAATATCAAGGCAAAAAAAATTCAGGGAAATCCTGCGTAATCTGAAGGAGCAAAACATTTTCATAATTGGCTGCGGGAAATGCGCAACCAGACTTCATGTGGGCGGCGAACCTGAAGTGCTCGAAATGGAAAAAGGATTGAAGAGAGCGGGTAAAACCATAGCTGGATGGACAGTTTTAAGCTCTGCATGCAGTATACCTTCGTGGAAGGAAGTGCTGTCCCAAAATCCGGCGATAAGAGAATCTGATGCACTGCTTGTTATGTCCTGCGGCACAGGTGTGGCAGCAATCTCAAGGTTTGCAGATATAGTTTATCCCGCTCTTGATACAGAATCACTAGGCGGATTCTCAAGTGATGAAATAATGGAAGAACAGTGCAATATGTGCGGAGAATGTACGGTCTGGATGTACGGGGGTATATGCCCTATCGCTCAGTGTGCCAAAGGCTTGCTGAACGGACCCTGCGGAGGCGCAGTTGAGGGAAAATGCGAACTGGATGAGCGCCCCTGCGCCTGGGATGCGATTTATGAGAAGCTGAAAAAGCTCGGGAAGCTTGAATATCTTGAAATTATACACGAACCCAGAAACCATGCAAAAAAGCTTCGGGGGAAGTAG
- the psmB gene encoding archaeal proteasome endopeptidase complex subunit beta → MDNTEYKGTTTIGLVCDKGVVLATERRATMGHFIASKDAKKVYQIDDLIAMTTAGSVGDAQRLVKWMQVEAKLYKMRREETMTVKGIVSLLANILSGNRYFPYFVQLLVGGVDKNGPGIYSLDAVGGIIEEKKAVATGSGSPMAYGVLEDRYVENMPVEEGVELAVRALHNAMKRDSASGDGIDVVKITPDGYIQVEETEIKKLRETFT, encoded by the coding sequence ATGGATAATACAGAATACAAAGGAACAACCACAATCGGGTTAGTTTGCGATAAAGGCGTAGTCTTAGCCACCGAGAGAAGAGCAACGATGGGGCACTTTATTGCAAGTAAGGACGCAAAGAAAGTCTATCAGATAGATGACCTGATAGCAATGACCACCGCAGGCTCAGTAGGAGATGCGCAGAGGCTTGTAAAATGGATGCAGGTCGAAGCCAAACTCTATAAAATGCGCCGGGAAGAGACCATGACCGTGAAGGGAATAGTAAGTCTGCTTGCCAATATACTGAGCGGTAACAGATACTTTCCATACTTTGTCCAGCTTCTTGTCGGAGGCGTTGATAAAAACGGACCGGGTATCTATTCTCTTGACGCTGTCGGCGGAATAATCGAAGAGAAAAAAGCTGTGGCAACGGGGTCAGGTTCGCCTATGGCATACGGTGTGCTTGAAGACAGATATGTAGAGAACATGCCTGTAGAGGAAGGGGTCGAACTGGCAGTACGCGCCCTGCATAATGCCATGAAGCGCGATTCAGCATCGGGCGATGGCATTGATGTAGTAAAAATTACTCCTGATGGATACATACAGGTAGAAGAAACAGAAATAAAGAAACTGCGCGAAACCTTTACATAA
- the thiL gene encoding thiamine-phosphate kinase codes for MKVGEFSERSLIARISNMLAKPDGNIIVGAGEDDCAVLDIGGEEYLLATTDMLHRKTDFPLRMRGEQIGWMSVAVNLSDLASKGGRPLGVLMAMGVPPDTELGFVEDIAKGMADCASRFGTQIIGGDTDSHEELTMAGTALGLVKKELLIRRSGARAGDLVCATGNLGSAGAALLALDKGMKVSQEILNALFEPVPRINEGMALAQSRAVSSMMDISDGLALSLHDLSKASGVGFKIYENRLPVLPEVKRLFKGENLMKAVVFTGGDFELLFTVAPDKIEKARKACRLTVIGEVIEDGVFIERAGRLEELKAKGYEHFGRD; via the coding sequence ATGAAAGTCGGCGAATTTAGTGAGCGTTCATTGATAGCCCGCATTTCAAACATGCTTGCAAAACCAGACGGTAACATCATCGTTGGGGCGGGTGAGGATGACTGCGCTGTGCTGGATATTGGCGGGGAAGAATATCTCCTCGCCACCACTGACATGCTTCACCGGAAAACTGATTTCCCTCTCCGTATGAGAGGTGAGCAGATTGGATGGATGTCGGTTGCGGTAAATCTGAGCGACCTGGCATCGAAAGGGGGACGACCGCTCGGTGTATTGATGGCTATGGGCGTCCCGCCTGACACCGAGCTTGGATTTGTCGAGGATATCGCCAAAGGCATGGCAGATTGCGCCTCAAGATTCGGGACTCAGATAATAGGAGGGGATACGGATTCTCATGAGGAACTCACAATGGCAGGAACTGCGCTGGGGCTTGTGAAAAAGGAATTGCTCATACGAAGAAGCGGGGCTAGGGCAGGTGACCTTGTGTGCGCCACAGGTAATCTAGGCTCGGCAGGTGCAGCGCTTCTTGCTCTGGATAAGGGAATGAAGGTCAGCCAGGAAATCCTGAATGCATTGTTTGAGCCTGTTCCAAGAATAAATGAAGGCATGGCGCTTGCACAGAGCCGCGCAGTTTCGTCCATGATGGATATAAGCGATGGACTGGCGCTTTCGCTTCACGATTTAAGCAAAGCAAGCGGCGTGGGGTTTAAAATATACGAAAACAGGCTGCCTGTTCTGCCTGAAGTAAAAAGGTTATTCAAAGGAGAGAATTTGATGAAGGCTGTTGTTTTTACAGGCGGGGATTTTGAACTGTTGTTTACGGTAGCGCCGGATAAAATTGAGAAGGCAAGAAAAGCCTGCCGATTAACTGTAATCGGGGAAGTTATTGAGGACGGGGTGTTTATCGAAAGAGCGGGCAGGCTGGAGGAACTCAAGGCGAAAGGGTATGAGCATTTCGGCAGGGATTGA